The Triticum aestivum cultivar Chinese Spring chromosome 7B, IWGSC CS RefSeq v2.1, whole genome shotgun sequence genome window below encodes:
- the LOC123158691 gene encoding uncharacterized protein, with translation MLGLLIGSTRWWLAPARATGGGAPALCRTAAAAGSVHGRDWGGGSGAGGEAWVAGEDKAGARFPGRIHGITDAGKKGNMEVRERRKKGGAVRRPRQELAGAWRRRTGAGEGRIQCDGAESLNIQTRRISFFILLVLFVQRKEKRKAATPPAGWMTATRARVVQPLRRVRMRTYHQTSLGCTATIFADNPSTHTRPFAGTLSDLRYILLFYHFYFFSPDACMLLRTEQHVVQLAAARTNLT, from the exons ATGCTTGGTTTACTAATCGGGTCAACGCGGTGGTGGCTCGCGCCTGCTCGCGCGACTGGGGGCGGCGCGCCTGCTCTATGcagaacggcggcggcggccggatccgTGCACGGCCGGGACTGGGGAGGCGGATCCGGGGCGGGCGGCGAGGCGTGGGTCGCTGGTGAAGACAAGGCCGGAGCACGGTTTCCCGGGCGGATCCATGGCATCACCGACGCTGGGAAGAAAGGAAACATGGAGGTGAGGGAGAGAAGGAAGAAAGGAGGGGCGGTGCGGCGACCTaggcaggagctcgccggagcgtgGCGACGCCGGACGGGCGCGGGAGAGGGGCGGATCCAGTGTGACGGCGCGGAGTCCTTAAATATTCAGACTCGTCGTATTTCCTTCTTCATCCTGCTGGTGTTGTTCGTCCAGAGAAAGGAGAAGAGGAAGGCGGCAACGCCGCCGGCCGGTTGGATGACAGCAACCAGGGCACGGGTGGTGCAGCCACTCCGACGAGTAAGAATGAGGACTTACCACCAG ACATCGCTTGGCTGTACAGCGACGATTTTCGCCGATAATCCGTCTACTCATACTCGACCATTCGCCGGAACTTTGTCTGACCTGAG GTATATACTACTTTTTTATCACTTTTACTTCTTCTCACCGGATGCATGCATGCTTCTCCGCACAG AGCAACACGTGGTGCAGCTAGCTGCAGCGAGGACCAACTTGACTTGA